The genomic DNA GAAGCACTACAAAGGCGGGCAAAGGCAACTAGCGTCCGCTTACCAGTAACATCAGAATGCATTCATGGCTAATTTCAATATGTTTCTACAGCACAGCTTTATAAGCCTCTAACGTTTGCCTAGCAGCTTGTTCCCAGGTATAACTTTGCTGTATATGATTTTGTAACAGGCTGCTCCTGGGTGCCTCATACGCTTTCAGAACAGCATGGCGTATTGACTGCACATCATCTGGCTCGCAGTAGTAAGCCAGATCACGAAAGTATTCTTCCGTATCGCCCTTTTTTGTAATGACAATATTACAACCCATGGCTGCTGCCTCCAGCGAACTCAGGCCTGTGGTTTCGAACCAACTGGGCAGCACATGCACCTTGGCAGCTTTATAAATTCGGACGAGCTCCTTATGATCAACATGATCGATAAAGCGGATATGCGGAACGGTTGCAGCAAGTTTACGGCACTCCGCATAGTATGCTCTTTGGTTTAAAGCAGGTTTCCCGATGATAGTCAAAGGTATGGCTGTATCGATCATGGCTTTCACCAGGTTCAGCTGATTTTTTAACCCCTCGATTCTGCCAACGCACAGCACGTGATTCTTAAAACCCGGGTTTTCGTCTACTGCTGCGTTAAAGACCTGCGGATCGATCGCATTCACGACTTTTTGGTAGGGATGTTCCATGCCTGAGAAATTACACAAGCGCCTGTACTCGCTATGAGAATTTGGCAGCAACACGCTACATCGCGCAAGTATAAATTTTATAGCCTTGTCCTGGCCGTGAAGTAAAAAATAGGATGATTTAATTTTATCTCCTTTTACAAGGTAGCGGGCTATTACCTTCAGGTATTCGATCTGGCCCCTTGTTAAGAGCCGGAAAAGTAAGCCAGATAGGCCATTCCGTGCATTCTTATCAAATTCAGAGAAATCAGCAAAGATGGTAGAGACTACAAATGGTACTTCACTTTTAATATGCGGCAAGATATCATCGGGCCTGATGAGGTTAAAAAAGTGAATCAGATCATACCTTGTATAGTCTACCTGCTCATGAGCCAACGCAATTTCTACTGTTACACCTAATAGCCGTAGGTACTTTGCCGTCATTTCAAGCTGTGTGGTATCTCCCCCGGGAGAAGTATAAAGCGTACTTCTGGCGATCATTAAAATATTCATGGCGGCATACTTTCTGAAGCTTCAAATGAGTTGCGGAATAGCGAAGCAGGCTTAAATGTAGCAATCGGCTTTAATTGTTTTGCTTTTGACTAAGTGCCTTTTTAAGGCCTTCGAGTGGCTTATCTGATGAATTCTTGGAAGGCGTCAGCCAAGCGCCTTCGCCATATTCGTTCCAGGCATAAAGCAGTGCAACCTGCTCTTTGGTGGTTTGGGTTTGATGTAGCCGCATCCATCTGACAAGCGATTGTATGGAACGGAATACCGAGCCCGATGAAAAGCCCACATAGTATGGCTTAGTGTTATAGTTATTCGAGGAATCAGCCCAGGGGCGTGGATCCCAGTTTAAGGTCGCTACTGGTATATAGGGCAGTTTACTTACCGCAGAAATCCTGTCCCAGATCATTCTTTCAGAATTGATCAGGCTATCTATCGGGATCTGGCGGCTTACCCGATTTTTATAACCAGCTTTATGAAGATTATACGCTGTCGTTATATCAAAACCACACGCTTTTGCTTTTAAAGCTACATCGGGGTAGGAGCCAACGCATGCCGCGATTGTCACGCCATTTAGGCCCTCTTTACGAGCACTATCTCTCAAATAGTTGAGCGCTTCCTTTACTTTTGCGGTGGTACCAAACTGCTTAATTAATGAGTTTACTTCAAAAATGATCAGCAGCGGCTTACCATCTACGGTGAGGTACGAACTTGTTTTAAATTGTTTTATCCATTCGGCTGAAACTTTATGCCAGTCAGCAGGACCGATTTCATTTCCTTCGTGGTTGGCAATCAGCAAACAATGTTTTAAGCGGTTACGGTTTGGCGAATTATGGTATAGATTCAGGATCGTATTAGATTCAGTAAGTGGTTTGTTTTTCTTGAAATACCAGCAAAAGCTAAAGAAAGATAAACCGGCATCGGCAGCTTCATTAATTTGGGCATCCATTACAGCCTGGGTACTTGTAACCCATCCCCATTTGGGTTCTCTTTCAGGAAAAGAGTCACGAAGCGCTTCGGTTACGTGCTTGCTATCCGCTTTCCAGCCATTAAAATAATACGCTCCTAAAGTAATAGGTTTGCCAGCATCAGGAGTCTTGTCTTGAGAACGGAAGGCATGTGCGGTTAAGAATACCAGCAGGATCAAGGCTATTTTATACATAAGCTTTAACGTATAGAACTAAACCAGATAGAGACAATAGGATAATCCACTTCAATAGGCCTTTATAATCCGATAGGTGATGTCATCCACATCGCAAAAGCAATGATGTAGCGGAAGTTGTTCCCGGGCACGTGTTAATGAAATGCTTTAGCATGCGCTTTACTTTCATGCTTATGGGAAAGAGTTATTTCTTTCCGTTGGATACATCCCCAAATTAATCCGATGATAATAGGCACGGAGGCATTACCTTGACCGAAAAGGCCGGTCATGGTAAAAGTATTTAACAACACCATTATACTTAAGCCGGATAAAAACTGGTAAAGAAGGTAAAGCTCCTCATCCTGGTTGGCAGAATGACCTACTTTTGCAAACCCGATATTATATAGAAAGATAAGGTATAGCAGTAACCCCGCAACCCCGCATTTTACCAGCAGCAGTACATATCCATTATGTAGGATAGGTACCTTTTCGTAATCCTTATCAGCTAATTTCATGATCAGCTCCAGATCAACAACAGATCCGAAACCAAAGCCTGCAAACTTCTGTAGCGTGGTGCCCCGGTTAAATTTCTTCACGCCCTGAGATGCTTCATAGCCTCGCCAGTTGTCATTAATATCTGCCAGGGCCGCAGCATAGCTGTCTTTTGAATTCCAGAATACCTCGTCAGGAATGCGCTCGAATTTGTCTACCAGGGTGGTGACGTAGGCATTTGGCGGCAGAAAGGATATCAGCAGCCCGGATAAGAAAACCATTGCTATAACCAGGAAGGTAGCAAAAGGCAAATGCCTGTTTCTATTTGAAAAAAAATAACGGATGGTGATGTATTCACTTAAGAAAAATACTAGTACGCCCAGTGTTATAATCATGGTGCGTGAAAAGTATAATGTAAAAGAAATCAGAATAATTAGAATAAAGAAGTTTGTTAATAAAGGGATGGAGGGGATCAACTTCCTTAAATTTTTATTAAAGATGCGGGCAAAGAAGAGACCCAGTAGAATGGCTTCGTTCAGGTTTGTTGTACCGGTTGCCCTTCTGTATTGCAGCAGCGAATCGTAGTGGCCGAAGGTTGTAACTACCAACCAGATGTGCATAACAGACGATAAGGCCACAATCAAAGTAAAAGCGAGAAAAAAGGTATTTAAATCTTTTACATATTTACTTAGTAAAGCTCCCCCAAAAAAGTAAGGTATCACTCCGAAGAACAGAAAAATATCCCTGTAAAAGTCACGGTTTATACTTCGCAGACTAAGAAAGCCAACTGATAAACCGATAAAGGATAATAGTAAAACAGGCGCAAGTACAGAGAAGGAAGATCTGTAGATAGTTGGTTTATCCAGAGGAAGCAGGATGAATAAAGCGGTACAGAGCAAGATAAAATCAAGCTCCTTGCTTATAAATTGATTCATTCCTGCCACCAGCAGCGCCAGCAAAAGAATACTATGCTTCATAGGGAATCAATTGAATGAAAAACTCAGATAAGCTGAACGGAAAATATCATTTGACAACTTCACCTACCTTTAACCTTTGTCTAGTGCCGGCCTTCAGGTAGTAGAAGCTTATAATAGCTACACTGGCCGTCATCAGGCCAAGAGCAAAATTTGCAGCTAGCCGAAGGAGTAAATTATCAAAGCCAATATGAAGCCGGCTAACGGAGTAGAAGGCTAGAAAAGTGAGCATGATTAAAAATAGGTTGTCCCACTCGTAAGGAAAAATCTTATAAAAAAACCTGACTTCGATAACCTTCACAAGGTTAATGAGCATTACGCCGATGCTTGTAGCAGCAGCAATGCCCAGCACTCCAAAATACTTATAGCCGAAAAAGATCATTGCTCCTGTTAGCAGCACAATCACAATTGAATTTATGAAATCAATTTTGGAGTGCCTGCCATTAACCAGAATGTTGCCGTTCGGACCCGTTAAGAAGTTAGTTAGTTGCCCCCAGATTAGTATCCGTAAAATAGGCGTACCTGCCGTAAAACGTTCCCCAAAGAAAAGCAAAACATCATCTGTGAAAATAATCAGAAACATGATGAAAGGTAAGGCGATCAGCAAAGAGTTTTTAGATACTGTTTTAAAATCCTGCTCAAGTTCAGCAATTTTATCTGTGATGATATAGCTGGAGATTTTAGGTAAAAACCGCTGGTAAACGATAGTAGAAAAGGAAACGATGCTGATCAGTGTAACCACTAAGCCATAGACACCCAGCATTTCCAACGATTCATATTTGCCAATAACAAGCTTGTCTACCTGCGCGATGATGTAATAGTTTAAGGACGTAAAAAAGAACACGTAATTTTCCTTTCCTATCACAATGTCTTCTTTTTTAAGCGCAATAAACTGCTGTATCTTTTCGCGGTCTACAAATATCAACAGTATAAGCAAGGTAAGTACTTGCGCGACAATAACGCCTACGATAATAATGTTAATCCCAATACTTTGCCGAAGGAAGAAGAACAAGCCCAGTACAACGATAAACCAGATGCACTTATACATGATCTCCGACCTCATGTAGCTTAGTCCTACTTTCTGAACAGCCGAAAGCACTTTACCGAGCAGATCAAATAGCGTAAATACAACAGTACCTCCCGCAATAATAAGCCAGGAACTCCTTAATAGTTCTTTCGGTAAAAAGCTGTTAACAAGCACGTGCTGGGGAATCAGAAACGCTACCAGCAGGAAGAGGGCGCTATTGATGGTAACATAGAATAAGAGCTTGTTTAGGGTTGTTTTAAACTTTCCGCTTTGTTTTTGAATGTAGTAAAAGCTGAGTTGCTTTATAATGAATTTATCATAACCCATAATCAAAATAAGAGACAGAAAGCTGGTCCAGGAGGCAAATAAAACATAAAGCCCATACTCTTTCATACCAATCACCTTCGTAAAGATCAGCTGCAAGCCAAAACCAAGTATAAGCCCAATTACTTTGATAGAAGAAAGTCTTAGATCTTTCTTCATACTCATACTTACAGCAGAAGTGATTTTACTCTTCAATTGAATAAGGGTTAATTTATTGAAATATAGAGCAGCCACTAAGCAGCCCTATTAGTTTTAACCGTTTAAGTAACGGTTCAGCTGATGGCTGGCCCAATAAAATTCGAATGCGTATATAGTATCCTTTCCAGCGCTACTTTCTCTATCTTATCTGCTGGTACATTCATATTTATTTTCTTCATATGATAAGTACCGTTATCAGTACTATAGTCGAATAAAAGAGTAACGGAATGTTTCGTCTTGGAGCATGGAGCCAATCAGTTATTCTGGCAACTAGCTTTCTCCCATATATGGTTTCTCAGATAAATCTGTGATTGATTCTCACAGCTGCTCTTTTTTGATCTTTGTCTCATCTGTTAGCTTTCTGTTTTTCCAGAACAGAATTTCAGTGTGCTGGCATGGCGTAAAGGGGGCGGGCATATCAGACAGGGTATGATGGCCTTTTTGTTTTTCTATTGGCGGCAATTGCATATAGTTGCCATATTGCCTTTTCAGGCAATTATCCCATCCAATGGGTATAGCAGCTTGCATGTCTTCAAACATTGTCCTGTCAAGCGTTGCGAGTTCTTCCGCTTTAATAAAATTTGAGCCAAAGTTCCACATGCCAAGGCTTTGTAGGTAGCTGCTGGCATATACAAGAGAGAGGGGAGTGTGCTGCGCAATATTTTTTAAAACGTTAGCTCTTTTCTGATGATTACCTAAAATGCCCAGCATGAAATTCTGTAATATGATCAGGTAATTATGAGGAAGGAAAGCCCGGTCATAAACAAAAATATCAACCTGTAAGCCTTCATGAATTCTGTTATGCTTCCGGGTATAGCAACTGTACTTATCCCGCAACCTGGCTTCCACCATATCCTTATACCTATAACCAGGATCAGTTTCGTCGCTCTGGAAGAAAATATCCTCCGGCAGTTCCGGCACCGCATACTTCAAAAACTTCTCATAGTTCTCCCGTGTCATGCCCACGTCCAGGTCATCGTCCCAGGGGATAAAACCCTGATGGCGAATTGCCCCCAACAAAGAACCACCTACCAGGAAATACGCAATCTGATGCCTGCTACACAGGTAATCGAGGATTTTAAGCATGCGTAACATCACCAACTGACACTGTTTAATGAGCGTGTCACCTTCTTCTCTGTTGTCAGGGAATATTGAGTCAAATTCCATAAGTAGTTATAACGTGATGGCTAGCAGCTGTTTAAAAGGATTGGTGCTGAATTGAATCAATAAACCAACCATTTATTCAGAGTTTGCTTAGGCCAAATCTTTTGCTTTTTTTCTATTCTCCCACAAGAGTGTTTGCGGGTGGTTGCAGGGAGTGAACGGGTCTGGTATAGCGATGCTGTGGTGGCCCTTTTGTTTACTTAGCGGTGGCGGCTGCATGTAGTTGCCGTAGCGCCTTTTTAGGAAGCTGTGCCAGCCTTTGGGGATGGGCACTTCCAGCCCCTCGAATGTTGCTGTTTCCAATCCGGAGAGCTCCTGCTGGGTTAAATAATATTCGCCTTGCTTAACCATTTTGCGGCCATTAATAAAACTACTGGCGTAGACAAGTGGCAGAGGAACATTGCGGGCAATCCATTTCTGCACCCGGGCCCGGGAAAGGTTGCCCTTTTGTTGCAGGAAAAAAATGAGCAGCCGGTTCTGAAGGTAAATGAATAGGTTGTGCGGCAGGTATGCCCGGTCAAAAACAGCTATATCGACTTGCAGCCCGTCTTGCCATTTCAGCCAGGTGGCTTTATCTTCTTCCCTCCGAATATAGTGGCTATACTTGTCCCGTAATTTTGCTTCGATAATATGACCGGATGGAAAGTATGGATCGGTTGCATCACTTTGGAAGAAAATATCCTCCGGCAGTTCCGGTACCGCATACTGCACGAACTTCTCGTAGTTTTCCCGTGTCATGCCCACGTCCAGGTCGTCGTCCCAGGGTATCATGCCTTTATGCCGAATAGCACCCAGTAAAGTACCCCCATTCAGAAAATATCTGATCTGGTGCTTGCGGCACAGGTAGTCAAAGATCTTGAACATTCGCAGCATCACCAGCTGGCATTGCCGGAAACGATCTCCTTCTTTTTCTCTTTCGTCTGGAAATAGTTGCTCGAAATTCATGCTCAGGGATTGGGAGAGAATACAATGCTGCTTTACTTCCAGCTGATCGCCAGTACTTAACTTATGAGAGCTGGTAGGAGGTATCGTATACCTTGAATCTTTCTAAAAAAGTCAGAAAATCGCTGTATAAATCTTCGAACTTCATGCCTTTACAGGTATCAAGTATGGTAAAGCGGCCTGGTCGCATTTTAAAAGACGTGTCGTAAATCAAGGAGAGCTTGTCGGTTAGTTTATCGTCCAGGAGATGAAAAGCCAGTGGGATGTTAAGCTCCTGCGCATAATTGATACATTTTGCATCCAGCTTCTTTTGCAGGTACAGGCAGAAAATACTGATAGAGCCTACCTGTAAACCGTGTAATGTGTTTTCAGAGAAATTGTAGTAGTCAATGGCATGGCTTATCAGGTGTTCGCTTCCGCTGCAGGGGCGGCTTGTTCCGGCCAGGGCCATAGATAAACCCGAATTGATCTGGCAGTATACTACCTGCTTGAGGAAATTCCTGTTCTTTATATCTTTTGATTCATGGTGTAACAGCCCGAAAGCAGCGCTTCTGGACAGCATATACGCCAGATCATTTATCGTTTCGCCATTTGTCTGGGCAGCTAAAACCCAGTCGTTTGTTGCAGAAATATTAGAAAGTATGTCGCCTGCTGCAGCCTGCAGGAATCTGACTGGTGAGTTCCTGATAATATTAATGTCGACCACAACCCCGTAAGGGGTTTTGCCAGGTAAACTCAACGTCTGGTCATTTTGATCTTTAATCACAGCGATAGGTGAGACCAGCCCATCATTAGATATAATGGTGGGGACAAGCAGATTTTCTATATCGGCCAGTAAACTTACCCGTTTTACAACATCCAGTATCGACCCGCCTCCAACGCCGATAAGGAGATCGATCTTATTCGAAAGGCAGTATTCTTTTATAGCCTCTACTGTATTCTCATCATTTTTGTAAGCGATATAGCTGGCAGCAGGCAGCGAGGCAAGTATTATTTCTGCGTATTTTAAAGAGCTGGTGCTACCCGAAACAACCAGTATCTTTTTAAAAGGCACATTATTTATCTTTAAGAAGACCGGGAGTTTATCAATGATATTCTCATTTACCTGGAAAATGGTAGGCAGCTGAATAGATTTATTCTGGCAGGGCTTATTCCCTTTTATTTGCTCTATTACAGAAGTGGTACTGATGCCCGAAGTATAAGGTACCAGTACCATGTCGATCTGGTGCGACTTCAGGTAGGCTTCTGTTACGCGTATCTGCTGTAAATAACTTTTGCGTTCCCAATCATCTCCATGAACTATGGCATCAATCTTATACTTCTCCAGGTATGCTTTATTGTCGTATCCCCGTATTATGAAGGCTTCATCCACATATTTACAGGCTTTTATCATCTCCAGCCTGTCCTGCTCATCATGGAAAGGCTTTCGTTTATACTCCGCCACCATTTCGTCACCATTTACAGCCACTATGAGTCGTTTGCCAAGTGACTTGGCTTTACTTAAAAGCGCTATATGGCCTTTATGAAATAGATCAAAGACTCCAATTACGTAAACATTATTATACATACCGGCTGTTATTTTTTTTAGCTAGATCATTGCTTTTGCTTTCTTTCTATCCTTCCAGTGGAGGATCTCGGTGTGGTTGCAAGGCGTAAAAGGGTCGGGTATACCAATGCTATGATGGCCCATTTGTTTTTGCGCAGGAGGCGGTTGCATGTAATTGCCGTAACGCCTTTGGAGGTAAGGGTGCCAGCCTTTTGGTATAGGAACTTCCATGCCTTCGAACGCTGCTTTTGCGACTTCTTCTATCTCAGAGGCTTTAAAGTAGTTTGTACCCAGCCGCACCATTTTGCGCCCATTTATAAAACTACTGGCGTAGACAAGCGGCAGAGGAACATTGCGGGCGATCCATTTCTGCACCCGGGCCCGGGAAAGGTTGCCCTTTTGTTGCAGGAAAAAAATGAGCAGCCGGTTCTGAAGGTAAATGAACAAGTTGTTCGGCAGGTATGCCCGGTCAAAAACAAGGATATCGAGCATTAAGCCGCTGTGCCACTTAAGCTGCTGCATACTTTCCGGCAAACTGTAGCTGCTATACTTGTCTCTTAGTTTTGCTTCTACCCGGTGGCAGGCAGGAAAGTATGTATCTGTTTCCGGCGTCTGAAAGAAAATATCGTCCGGCAATTCAGGCACCGCCAAGAGGGTAAACTTTTCAAAATTTTCCCGTGTCATGCCCACATCCAGGTCATCATCCCAGGGTTTAAAACCTTTGTAAATAGCCGCAGCTTTTAAAGTACCGCTACATAAAAAATACTGGATCTGATGTTTTCTGCACAGATGATCAAAAATTTTAAACATCCGCAGCAGCACCATGTGGCACTGTGCGATGCGTGTTTCACCTTCTTCTCGCTTATCCGGAAATAATGCCTCAAAATCCATACATCAGGTAAGTTCTATTTTCCTTTTGCGCAAGTAATCCATAATGAATAATGTAGCCTGCTCTACCGTATTTTCAATTTCCTGCTCATTGTTGATGACAATACTGTTGGGCAGAAAGCTGCGCAGTTGTAAATATTTGGTACGGAGCTTTTCAGCCATCTCATAGTTGAGTTCCTGTTTGCGTTTCAGCAGAACCTCGGTTGGCAGGTCAAGTATGATCCAGAGATCAGGTTTGGGCAAAATAAAGTGGATGAACTTAATATATAATTCGTTGCCCTTAATCCGGTACCGCAGAGGGTCGGCCAGCACATCTACAAAATAGCGGTCATAAAATATCAGTTGCGCCTGCAGCTTTAGAGGAAAAACCTTTAGCCAGTATCCGAACAGAAAGTCTAGCAGCAGAAGATTAAGTTTAAGGAAAGATGCAAAGCGGCCTCTCTCCTTATACATATGCGGTTTTGAAAAATGATACCCTTCATTTTTATTAAAGATGGCTCCCTTATAAAAAATAGCCGGCATTTTTTTAAAAGTGGCTGTTTTACGAAAATGGCGCCCTAACTGACCCGCAACTATTTCATTGATAAAGGTGGATTTGCCGCATCCATCCCGCCCCAGTATACCTACTACCAACCCGGTAGACCTGCTCCTTGAACTTAAGAGCCCAGGTTTGGTCTGCAGGACATTGGTACCTGTATGAGTATTTGAAGGGGAAAGTAACATAGCTGTCTTTGCTGTAGCAGGGTTAAACTTCAAAAATGGGCACAAGGGGGAAGCTGAGCGTTGAGTGTGTAATAAGCAATATAGAGGCAGCAAAAGCCCCTGGTATATGTAATTTATCGCTTCAGAATTCTTATTTTATTTTATACTTAAGCATGAATGTTTTTAACTATATTTTTTACAGCTCGCAGGAACAAGTGCTTTTGGTTTTAGCTATACTTGCAATCAAACCTTCTCTACATTCCATCAGCGCGGATACAGCATTTGTTATGAATGCATGAGATTACTTGTTTCTACCTGACTATTTATCCCAATTCACAGCTGCTGTTTATTCTGTACCTCTTCCCCTCATTGAAGCTTGTCAAGTCTTTCATTTATTTGGTCGGCGACGGCTACATTTCACTTTTTATTACTGCAGAATCAGTCGGTTGCTTTTACGATGCTGGCGCTTTCAACTTCAGCATACATTATATAGCCAAGAGAGGGGAGCGCAATTTTTACGCGGTTGTTTTTTACAGCCACTACAGTACCTTCCCGTTCCCGGAGTGAGCCGCTGTTGATCTTTACCTTATCATTAAAATGAAGCTGATCTTTCTCCAACTTTACATGCTGGTGTTCGCTCAAAAATTGTCTGATCAATTCAATTTCGTTATCTCTTATTATAGCAGGTTTCCCTAACCAGTGTAGTATGTGTAAAACACCATTCACTTTTTTTACCTCACTTAGTTGCTTTTCCTCAACATGAACAAATACATAAGAGGTGAAGAGGGGTTCCAGTACTGTTTTTCTTCTGTCACTCCATTGTTTTAGTACCTTGTTAAGCGGGCAGTAGTTCGAAACGTTATGAAGCGTTAAATTATCTGCTACCTTTTTCTCCCAACGGGGTTTGGTGTAGATGGCATACCAATTTTGATTCATAACAGTTTGCATTTGATTTGTTCATTCCCGTAAGAAATACGGCTTCGCCCTCCTCAGTCACATAGCGTAACCGGGTTAAAGATAATTTAAGGTATAGCAACTTAGCAGGATGATGTAAGATTGCTACAGGGCAGTATTAAGGGAGCTAATTGAGGCAATTACGGCTTGTAAACTAACTATGCGCCGGTCTTGATGCTTCTGTTTCTGTAAGTTTTATCACCATACTTAAAGTCATGGCCATAACCGTATCCATAACCATACTGGCCTTTGACAAAACCTCTTGGTTTTACCCCGTTAAATACGATGGCAACATTATACAATGACCGTAGCTTATGATCTTGCCCCAGGCGCTGCACCAGATTTTTGGGAGTATAGGCATGACGCATTACAAGCAAGGTCATATCACAAAACTCAGATAATAAATAGGCATCTGACACGAGTTCCAAAGGTGGCGTGTCTATGATAATATAATCAAAGGCATCTTCCAGGTATGTGAATAGTACTTCCAGTCGTCCGTTAAGCAGGAGTTCAGTGTTATCGCCGATATTTATACCTGCCGCTACAACACTAAGATTACTGAAAGGGGTATCATAAATTATGTTCTGAGGCTGTATATCTTCTTCTAAATATTCTGTAAGGCCCGTCTGCTGGTAAAGGTCAAACAACTGCGATGTTCTGGGGTTTCGCAGATCACAGTCTACAAGCACCACTTTTTTGCCCGATGAGGCCAAGCTATACGCCAGGTTAGTGCTTACAAAGCTTTTTCCTTCGCCCGGTATACTCGACGTAATCATTATTTTCTTTTTTGTAAAGGTGCGGCCGTAAAGTCCCAGCGTTGCTCTTAGCTGACGGAATTGCTCAATAACTGTTACTTCGGTAGGCTTCAGAAACAAACTCGCTTTCGGTTGTTTCACCAATGATAGTTCTGCTACAATGGGCGCATGTGTATGCTCTTCGATTTCGGACCGGAATAACAGCTTGCCATTCATTAATTCTTTACCCATCACCATGGCAATACCGGAAAAGAAGGCCAATACCACCGCAATAAGGTAAACATGTAATGGTCTGGGACTAACCGGCAGTAAAGATGATTCAGCCATATCCACAATCCGGGTATCGCCGGCGGTAGGGGCATAAGACAAAACTGTTTCTTCTCTTTTCTGTAGCAGAAAGCTATAGGCATCATTTTTAATAGCCTGTTGCCGGCTAATTTCAAGCAGTTCCCTTTCTTTTTGCGGAATTGTCTGCAGAACGGTCTGGTATTGGTTGTTCGTAGCTGTCAGGTTTGCGCGGCTTGCCAGTAAAGCACTCCGCTGGTTACCGATATTTTCGAGAATACTGGGGCGAATCTTTTCTATTTCATCAGTAATAGACACCAGTATAGGGTTATTCTCAGCCGTTGTCTTTTTTAATTTTTGATATTCGATTTCTGAGTTGTATAGCTTTTCTAACAGCTGCGACAATACTGGGTCATTGATACCCAAAGTGGACGGCACGATGCCCGCCGAATTGTTTTTAGAAATAACATACCTTTCCACCTTATCCAGCACTGCCAGTTGCAGGTTCAGTTCGCTGATCTTTCGGTCGGTATCGCCTACATTGTTCAGAAACAGCTTCCCTTGTTCGCTTAGGTTTACAACACCTTTCCTGGATTTATATTTGACAACTTCATTTTCTAACACATCCAGTTCCTTTTCAACCAGCTTGATGCGGTCCTCAACAAAGGAGAGGGTATTGGCGGCCAGCTTGTTCCTTTCGTTTACAGCAACCTCGTTGTAAGTATGGATCAGCGTGTTCAGAATCTCTTCGCCGCGTTCGGGTACCGGATCATACAACTTCAGATTCACTACAGTCGACAATTTATTTTCAGCCTCGATGCTTAAGTTCTCCAGTAAGTCCTCTGTTACCTTCTTAGGTTTGATCAGGGAAAAGAAAAGCGGGTCTGTATTCAGGGCTGTACGTTTAGGGTTCGAGGTAAATTTCATAATACCATATGGCGTTTGAACCCATTCTCTTAATGGGTATTCTTTATCTCCGATTTTTATTTTATTCCGGTTCTTATCTATCGTAAAATAAACCTTTGCTACTTCTTTTAGCTTATCCGGGGATTTTACCTTTATTTGAACAGGGGAAGTTGTATAGGCAGACATGGTCTTAAATTTACCCTCCTCATAAACAGGAGCATAAAGCCTGAGGTATTTAACAACCTGCTTCATCAGGGCACGGGAGTATAAAACCTTGATCTCGTTCTCTACAATTTTATTAGAGGTAAAGGCATCGATGGACTCGGTCATCCTGGAATCATTTACGCCTTTTTTCTCATCCTTTATGATCAGAGTAGCCGATGATTCATAAACAGGAATAGAATAATAGTTCATATAACCCC from Pontibacter liquoris includes the following:
- a CDS encoding O-antigen ligase family protein, whose product is MKHSILLLALLVAGMNQFISKELDFILLCTALFILLPLDKPTIYRSSFSVLAPVLLLSFIGLSVGFLSLRSINRDFYRDIFLFFGVIPYFFGGALLSKYVKDLNTFFLAFTLIVALSSVMHIWLVVTTFGHYDSLLQYRRATGTTNLNEAILLGLFFARIFNKNLRKLIPSIPLLTNFFILIILISFTLYFSRTMIITLGVLVFFLSEYITIRYFFSNRNRHLPFATFLVIAMVFLSGLLISFLPPNAYVTTLVDKFERIPDEVFWNSKDSYAAALADINDNWRGYEASQGVKKFNRGTTLQKFAGFGFGSVVDLELIMKLADKDYEKVPILHNGYVLLLVKCGVAGLLLYLIFLYNIGFAKVGHSANQDEELYLLYQFLSGLSIMVLLNTFTMTGLFGQGNASVPIIIGLIWGCIQRKEITLSHKHESKAHAKAFH
- a CDS encoding LicD family protein, whose product is MEFDSIFPDNREEGDTLIKQCQLVMLRMLKILDYLCSRHQIAYFLVGGSLLGAIRHQGFIPWDDDLDVGMTRENYEKFLKYAVPELPEDIFFQSDETDPGYRYKDMVEARLRDKYSCYTRKHNRIHEGLQVDIFVYDRAFLPHNYLIILQNFMLGILGNHQKRANVLKNIAQHTPLSLVYASSYLQSLGMWNFGSNFIKAEELATLDRTMFEDMQAAIPIGWDNCLKRQYGNYMQLPPIEKQKGHHTLSDMPAPFTPCQHTEILFWKNRKLTDETKIKKEQL
- a CDS encoding lipopolysaccharide biosynthesis protein, with translation MSMKKDLRLSSIKVIGLILGFGLQLIFTKVIGMKEYGLYVLFASWTSFLSLILIMGYDKFIIKQLSFYYIQKQSGKFKTTLNKLLFYVTINSALFLLVAFLIPQHVLVNSFLPKELLRSSWLIIAGGTVVFTLFDLLGKVLSAVQKVGLSYMRSEIMYKCIWFIVVLGLFFFLRQSIGINIIIVGVIVAQVLTLLILLIFVDREKIQQFIALKKEDIVIGKENYVFFFTSLNYYIIAQVDKLVIGKYESLEMLGVYGLVVTLISIVSFSTIVYQRFLPKISSYIITDKIAELEQDFKTVSKNSLLIALPFIMFLIIFTDDVLLFFGERFTAGTPILRILIWGQLTNFLTGPNGNILVNGRHSKIDFINSIVIVLLTGAMIFFGYKYFGVLGIAAATSIGVMLINLVKVIEVRFFYKIFPYEWDNLFLIMLTFLAFYSVSRLHIGFDNLLLRLAANFALGLMTASVAIISFYYLKAGTRQRLKVGEVVK
- a CDS encoding glycoside hydrolase family 99-like domain-containing protein, producing the protein MYKIALILLVFLTAHAFRSQDKTPDAGKPITLGAYYFNGWKADSKHVTEALRDSFPEREPKWGWVTSTQAVMDAQINEAADAGLSFFSFCWYFKKNKPLTESNTILNLYHNSPNRNRLKHCLLIANHEGNEIGPADWHKVSAEWIKQFKTSSYLTVDGKPLLIIFEVNSLIKQFGTTAKVKEALNYLRDSARKEGLNGVTIAACVGSYPDVALKAKACGFDITTAYNLHKAGYKNRVSRQIPIDSLINSERMIWDRISAVSKLPYIPVATLNWDPRPWADSSNNYNTKPYYVGFSSGSVFRSIQSLVRWMRLHQTQTTKEQVALLYAWNEYGEGAWLTPSKNSSDKPLEGLKKALSQKQNN
- a CDS encoding glycosyltransferase family 4 protein, translated to MPHIKSEVPFVVSTIFADFSEFDKNARNGLSGLLFRLLTRGQIEYLKVIARYLVKGDKIKSSYFLLHGQDKAIKFILARCSVLLPNSHSEYRRLCNFSGMEHPYQKVVNAIDPQVFNAAVDENPGFKNHVLCVGRIEGLKNQLNLVKAMIDTAIPLTIIGKPALNQRAYYAECRKLAATVPHIRFIDHVDHKELVRIYKAAKVHVLPSWFETTGLSSLEAAAMGCNIVITKKGDTEEYFRDLAYYCEPDDVQSIRHAVLKAYEAPRSSLLQNHIQQSYTWEQAARQTLEAYKAVL